A region of Desulfolithobacter dissulfuricans DNA encodes the following proteins:
- a CDS encoding acyl-CoA dehydrogenase family protein, producing the protein MDYFLTEEQQMIRDTAREIASEKIIPVRAELDEKNEFPTSILEDMAKADLFSIFIPEEYGGFGGGCFEIVLALEELARGCVGVATSYAASALGIFPVLIAGSEEMKKKYLPDVAAGTRWAAFGLTEANAGSDAGGVQTTAVLDGDEWVLNGTKQWITNGGEAHLYTIVALTDPRKGARGASIFLVEDGDPGFSYGKKEDKMGIRASATRELILKDCRIPKDRLVGRQGTGFITVMKTLDISRPGIASLGVGLGQAALDEAVTYAKQRVQFGKPIISFQAISHMLADMAIQVEAARALVYAAARHIDSNPKKMSKASSMCKVFATDMAMKVTTDAVQVLGGYGYMKEYPVEKMMRDAKILQIYEGTNQIQRNVVGQELNKEYAS; encoded by the coding sequence GTGGATTATTTTCTGACCGAAGAACAGCAGATGATCCGGGATACGGCCCGGGAAATCGCCAGCGAGAAGATCATTCCCGTCCGGGCGGAGCTCGACGAGAAAAACGAGTTTCCGACCTCCATTCTCGAGGACATGGCCAAGGCCGATCTGTTCAGTATCTTTATTCCCGAAGAGTATGGCGGCTTTGGTGGCGGCTGTTTCGAAATTGTCCTGGCCCTGGAAGAGCTGGCCAGGGGCTGTGTCGGCGTGGCGACCAGTTATGCTGCCAGTGCCCTGGGTATTTTCCCGGTGCTCATCGCTGGCAGTGAGGAAATGAAAAAGAAATATCTGCCCGACGTGGCCGCCGGAACCCGTTGGGCCGCTTTTGGTCTGACCGAGGCCAATGCCGGCAGCGATGCGGGCGGGGTTCAGACCACCGCCGTGCTGGATGGGGACGAGTGGGTGCTCAACGGCACCAAGCAGTGGATCACCAATGGTGGCGAGGCCCACCTCTATACCATCGTTGCCCTGACCGATCCCAGGAAAGGCGCCCGCGGTGCCTCTATCTTTCTGGTCGAGGATGGAGATCCAGGGTTTTCGTATGGCAAGAAGGAAGACAAAATGGGCATCCGGGCTTCGGCCACCAGGGAACTCATCCTCAAGGACTGCCGAATCCCCAAGGATCGGCTGGTGGGCCGCCAGGGCACCGGTTTCATAACGGTTATGAAAACTCTGGACATCTCCCGGCCCGGTATAGCTTCCCTGGGTGTGGGTCTTGGGCAGGCTGCCCTGGATGAGGCGGTGACCTATGCCAAGCAGCGGGTTCAGTTCGGCAAGCCGATCATCAGCTTCCAGGCCATTTCGCACATGCTGGCTGACATGGCTATCCAGGTCGAGGCTGCCCGGGCTCTCGTCTATGCCGCGGCCAGGCACATTGATTCCAATCCGAAGAAGATGAGCAAGGCTTCCTCCATGTGCAAGGTCTTTGCCACCGATATGGCCATGAAGGTGACCACCGATGCCGTACAGGTCCTGGGCGGATACGGCTACATGAAGGAGTATCCGGTTGAAAAGATGATGCGTGATGCCAAGATTCTGCAGATCTACGAGGGAACCAATCAGATTCAGCGCAATGTTGTCGGCCAGGAGCTCAATAAGGAATATGCTTCCTGA